One genomic segment of Thermogemmatispora onikobensis includes these proteins:
- a CDS encoding type 1 glutamine amidotransferase — protein sequence MANEQGKDTRLVLRIGHLYPQLMSVAADRGNLFAIVKRCKWRGIKTAIDQIFVRQTPDFTQYDLILFHGGADREMEVAAQDLQAKAPSLREAAESNTVFLAVCAGYQLLGHSYKPFEGPELKGVGILDLHTEGGSTRFMTHIAIECEFPECGKQVLVGYENHSGRTYLGPGAQPLGRVLAGWGNNGKDGYEGAVYKNVFGTYLHGPVLPKNPWFTDLLIVRALARRYGQLELPPLDDSPEQAAHTAAFKLAMAFKGTVSAIDATPWRERLSPGSTSRSL from the coding sequence ATGGCAAACGAGCAGGGAAAAGATACACGTCTGGTATTGCGCATTGGGCACCTCTATCCCCAATTGATGAGTGTGGCCGCGGATCGTGGCAATCTCTTCGCCATTGTCAAGCGCTGCAAGTGGCGCGGCATCAAGACGGCCATTGATCAGATTTTTGTCAGGCAGACGCCGGATTTCACCCAATATGATCTGATCCTCTTCCACGGCGGCGCCGATCGCGAGATGGAGGTGGCGGCCCAGGATCTGCAGGCTAAGGCGCCCTCGCTGCGCGAAGCCGCCGAGTCCAATACGGTCTTTCTGGCCGTCTGTGCTGGTTACCAGCTCCTTGGGCACTCCTACAAACCCTTCGAAGGTCCCGAGCTGAAAGGTGTCGGCATCCTTGATCTGCATACCGAGGGCGGCAGCACCCGCTTCATGACTCATATCGCCATCGAATGTGAGTTTCCGGAGTGCGGCAAGCAGGTCCTGGTCGGCTACGAGAATCATAGTGGGCGGACCTATCTGGGACCAGGGGCCCAGCCATTGGGACGGGTTTTGGCTGGCTGGGGCAATAATGGGAAAGATGGCTATGAGGGAGCGGTCTATAAAAATGTCTTTGGGACCTATTTGCACGGCCCCGTGCTGCCGAAGAATCCCTGGTTCACCGATCTACTGATTGTGCGCGCGCTGGCCCGTCGCTATGGGCAGCTTGAGCTGCCGCCTCTGGATGACTCGCCAGAGCAGGCGGCCCACACCGCAGCCTTCAAGCTGGCAATGGCCTTCAAGGGGACGGTCTCGGCTATCGACGCCACCCCCTGGCGGGAACGCCTCTCGCCTGGCTCTACCTCGCGCTCCCTCTAG
- a CDS encoding glutamine synthetase family protein, which produces MELAQIEQLVRDGKLEYVKIGTPDMEGVYRGKRVDATYFLHALNDGFAQCDVLFGWDIAENVLPNLKFSNWERGFTDLVMRPDLSTFALVPWEEHVASCICDLWTEAGEPVKLSPRYLLNQLVERARSLGYSVAAAAELEFRLFRESQVSLREKDFGPNLTPLNPGMNCYAISQASADDHLLGRIARMMRDYGIAIEGYNREHGPGMYEMNLRYQPALVAADYTMLFKTGIKEICYQLGYAATFMAKWHDQEDGSSGHSHMSLWDLDMERNLFWDEGAEGHMSETMRHFLAGVLESMPGLMALYAPTINSYKRYVVGTWTPLNTTWGWDNRTCAVRVINNGPRAIRIENRVPGADANFYLVFAAMLAGGLYGIERKLELGPALRGNAYDPATIARASESGRIHSLASNLTTATDLFEQSEVAREYFGSEFVEHFAATRRWEVSEFERAVTNWERRRYFELI; this is translated from the coding sequence ATGGAACTCGCTCAGATTGAGCAGCTTGTGCGCGATGGCAAATTGGAGTATGTCAAAATCGGAACTCCCGATATGGAAGGGGTCTACCGCGGCAAGCGCGTCGATGCCACCTATTTCTTGCATGCGCTCAACGATGGCTTTGCACAGTGCGATGTGCTCTTTGGCTGGGATATTGCCGAAAATGTCCTGCCCAACCTCAAATTTAGCAACTGGGAGCGCGGCTTCACCGATCTAGTCATGCGCCCTGATCTCTCGACCTTTGCGCTGGTCCCCTGGGAAGAGCATGTCGCTTCTTGCATCTGTGATCTGTGGACTGAAGCGGGTGAGCCGGTGAAGCTCTCGCCGCGCTACCTGCTCAACCAGCTCGTTGAGCGCGCCCGCTCGCTGGGCTACAGCGTGGCAGCGGCTGCCGAGCTGGAGTTTCGCCTCTTCCGCGAGAGCCAGGTCTCCCTGCGCGAGAAGGACTTCGGGCCAAATCTCACGCCGCTCAACCCAGGCATGAACTGCTATGCTATCAGCCAGGCGAGCGCTGATGATCATTTGCTGGGCCGCATTGCCCGCATGATGCGCGATTACGGCATTGCCATAGAGGGCTATAACCGTGAGCATGGCCCTGGCATGTACGAGATGAACCTGCGCTATCAGCCGGCCCTGGTGGCTGCCGATTATACCATGCTCTTTAAAACGGGCATCAAAGAGATCTGCTATCAACTGGGTTATGCCGCGACCTTTATGGCGAAGTGGCATGATCAGGAGGACGGCAGCAGTGGTCACTCGCATATGAGCCTCTGGGACCTGGATATGGAGCGCAATTTGTTCTGGGATGAGGGGGCGGAGGGCCATATGTCGGAGACCATGCGCCATTTCCTGGCTGGCGTGCTGGAGTCCATGCCGGGCCTGATGGCGCTCTATGCCCCGACCATCAATTCGTACAAGCGTTATGTTGTCGGGACCTGGACGCCGCTCAATACCACCTGGGGCTGGGATAATCGCACCTGCGCGGTGCGTGTCATCAACAATGGTCCCCGTGCCATTCGCATCGAGAACCGCGTGCCCGGAGCCGATGCCAATTTCTATCTGGTCTTTGCCGCTATGCTAGCTGGCGGCCTCTACGGCATCGAGCGCAAGCTGGAGCTGGGGCCGGCTCTGCGAGGGAATGCCTATGATCCGGCCACCATTGCCCGCGCCTCGGAGAGTGGCCGTATCCACTCGCTGGCGTCCAATCTGACGACAGCAACCGACCTCTTTGAGCAGAGCGAGGTGGCCCGCGAGTACTTCGGTAGCGAATTCGTCGAGCACTTTGCCGCCACACGGCGCTGGGAGGTCAGCGAGTTCGAGCGCGCTGTGACCAACTGGGAGCGCCGCCGCTATTTCGAGCTGATTTAA
- a CDS encoding class I SAM-dependent methyltransferase, whose translation MVTQSGIKKPDYGVDAPGVVRMLVLIGLFLCVLALGLLIAFGLNALVIVLAAWVILWAFVCLGEALAMLWTSRVGKLREIRRMLDCLVLSGDEEVLDVGCGRGMLLIEAARRLSSGHATGIDIWSERDQSGNSPQVTQENARLAGVAERVAVLTADARQLPFPSEHFDVVVSCLALHNIDGREGRYQALREMLRVLKPGGRIAILDFTHVKQYAQDLQALGAGQLTLGRPSWRVFPPLRLLLARKLPVPEKSQAAATAI comes from the coding sequence ATGGTGACCCAGTCTGGGATCAAGAAGCCGGATTACGGAGTTGATGCTCCTGGTGTGGTGCGCATGCTCGTGCTCATTGGGCTTTTCCTCTGTGTGCTGGCGCTAGGGCTGCTGATTGCCTTTGGTCTCAATGCTCTTGTAATTGTTCTTGCTGCCTGGGTGATTTTGTGGGCCTTCGTCTGTCTGGGGGAGGCGCTGGCCATGCTATGGACCTCGCGCGTTGGGAAGCTGCGCGAGATTCGGCGCATGCTCGATTGTCTCGTGCTCTCCGGCGATGAAGAGGTGCTTGATGTCGGCTGCGGGCGAGGGATGCTGCTGATCGAGGCGGCCCGTCGCCTGAGCAGCGGGCACGCCACGGGTATTGATATCTGGAGCGAGCGCGATCAGAGTGGCAACAGTCCGCAAGTCACCCAGGAGAATGCGCGTCTGGCCGGGGTGGCGGAGCGCGTCGCTGTGCTCACTGCTGACGCCCGGCAGCTGCCTTTTCCGTCAGAGCATTTCGATGTCGTCGTCTCCTGTCTGGCCCTGCACAATATCGATGGGCGGGAGGGGCGCTATCAGGCTCTGCGTGAGATGCTACGAGTGCTCAAGCCTGGAGGGAGGATTGCCATTCTCGACTTTACCCACGTGAAGCAATATGCCCAGGATCTGCAGGCCCTGGGGGCGGGCCAGCTCACCCTCGGGCGTCCCTCCTGGCGTGTCTTTCCCCCGCTGCGTCTGTTGCTGGCCCGCAAGCTGCCAGTTCCTGAAAAGAGCCAGGCTGCTGCGACGGCCATCTGA
- a CDS encoding phosphodiester glycosidase family protein, with product MPWMRGRDKGRKGLFWLLLYWQLLIAWLLTACQGPLSISITGPGTPSPTVLTSTDGTSRPLDRWLMLATGVELRYEHWKGPSGNEDTIMIARFDPRRVALRVLYSPSAPHFISDWLKGQKGALAVINGGYFNDQGEATGLVVSDGQVYGTSYSGFGGMLYVDSQGAIHLRSLSQYPYSPGEQLQQATQSSPMLVLPGGKRTQFNADASSNRRTVVALDKEGRLLFIISPEAAFSLDEFDDLLLASDLNIDVALNLDGGSSTGMYLNASGQRFGVDSLTPVPIALVLQPR from the coding sequence ATGCCCTGGATGAGAGGGAGAGACAAAGGCAGAAAAGGACTCTTCTGGCTCTTGCTCTATTGGCAGCTGCTGATCGCCTGGCTCTTGACGGCTTGTCAGGGGCCGCTCAGCATCAGCATTACCGGGCCAGGCACACCCTCCCCGACGGTGCTTACTTCCACTGATGGGACCAGCCGTCCATTGGATCGCTGGCTGATGCTCGCTACGGGCGTCGAGCTACGTTATGAGCATTGGAAAGGGCCGAGTGGCAACGAAGATACCATCATGATCGCCCGCTTTGATCCGCGGCGCGTCGCTTTACGGGTGCTCTACAGCCCCTCAGCGCCGCACTTTATTAGTGACTGGCTCAAGGGGCAGAAAGGAGCGCTGGCGGTGATCAATGGCGGCTACTTTAATGATCAAGGGGAGGCTACGGGGCTGGTCGTCTCCGATGGCCAGGTCTACGGCACTTCCTACAGCGGCTTCGGTGGCATGCTCTACGTCGACAGCCAGGGAGCCATTCACCTGCGTTCCCTGAGCCAGTACCCCTACAGTCCCGGGGAGCAGCTCCAGCAAGCCACACAATCTTCGCCCATGCTAGTCCTTCCAGGGGGCAAGCGCACCCAGTTCAACGCCGACGCATCGAGCAACCGACGCACGGTGGTCGCTCTTGATAAGGAGGGGCGTCTCCTCTTCATTATCAGCCCCGAGGCCGCTTTCTCGCTGGATGAGTTTGATGATTTACTGCTGGCCTCTGACCTGAATATTGATGTCGCCCTCAATCTTGACGGCGGCTCCTCGACAGGGATGTACCTCAATGCCAGTGGTCAGCGCTTTGGTGTAGATTCCCTGACGCCGGTGCCTATCGCCCTTGTGCTGCAACCTCGCTAG
- a CDS encoding NAD-dependent succinate-semialdehyde dehydrogenase: MTIQSIRPTIQSINPATEEVLETFELFTDEQINAALDQARSTFLRWRDTSFAERAGLFRRLAAYLREHKEGLGRLITLEMGKPIAEAEAEIVKCAWGCDYYAEHAEQFLADQPVESSASESYVAFRPLGVVLALMPWNFPFWQVFRFAAPALMAGNTTVLKHASNVSRCALEIERVFRECGFPEGVFRTVLVRGSETEKLISDPRIAAVTLTGSAEVGMEVAAASGRALKKHVLELGGSDAFIVLEDADLDAAAEWAARSRFQNTGQSCIAAKRFIVVESVAADFERRFVEAASRLRMGDPLQRETQIGPLARGDLRETLRRQVEETLQMGGRLLLGGKPGSGRGFFYEPTIVSGVTPAMPLFREETFGPAAAVIYARDAEHALELANASPFGLGGNIWTRNVERARQMARHFETGGVFINGMTASDPRLPFGGVKHSGYGRELSVFGIREFVNIQTVWIGPARQ; the protein is encoded by the coding sequence ATGACCATCCAATCGATCAGGCCGACCATCCAGTCGATTAACCCGGCCACCGAAGAGGTGCTGGAGACCTTTGAACTCTTCACGGACGAGCAGATCAACGCTGCACTTGATCAGGCACGCAGCACCTTCCTGCGCTGGCGGGACACGAGCTTTGCGGAGCGGGCTGGCCTCTTCCGGCGTCTTGCTGCCTACCTGCGCGAGCATAAGGAAGGGCTGGGGCGGCTGATTACGCTGGAGATGGGCAAGCCCATTGCGGAGGCCGAGGCAGAGATTGTCAAATGTGCCTGGGGGTGTGATTATTACGCTGAGCATGCTGAGCAGTTCCTGGCCGACCAGCCGGTCGAGAGTAGCGCCAGCGAGAGCTACGTGGCTTTCCGTCCCCTGGGCGTGGTTCTGGCCTTGATGCCCTGGAATTTCCCCTTCTGGCAGGTGTTCCGTTTCGCCGCCCCAGCGCTGATGGCGGGCAATACAACAGTGCTTAAGCATGCCTCCAACGTGTCGCGCTGCGCCCTGGAGATCGAGCGTGTTTTCCGCGAGTGCGGCTTCCCCGAGGGAGTTTTCCGCACGGTATTGGTGCGTGGCTCTGAGACCGAGAAGCTGATTAGCGATCCGCGCATCGCTGCTGTCACCCTCACGGGCAGCGCCGAAGTGGGTATGGAGGTGGCTGCCGCCAGCGGGCGTGCGCTCAAGAAGCATGTTCTGGAGCTGGGCGGCTCGGATGCCTTTATTGTTCTGGAGGATGCCGATCTCGATGCCGCCGCCGAATGGGCTGCGCGTTCACGTTTCCAGAATACCGGCCAGAGCTGCATTGCTGCCAAGCGCTTCATCGTAGTGGAGTCGGTGGCCGCCGATTTTGAGCGCCGCTTTGTTGAGGCCGCTTCGCGCCTGCGCATGGGCGATCCGCTGCAGCGGGAGACCCAGATCGGCCCGCTGGCCCGCGGCGATTTGCGCGAGACCCTGCGGCGCCAGGTCGAGGAGACGCTGCAGATGGGCGGGCGCCTGCTCCTGGGCGGCAAGCCCGGCTCGGGCCGTGGCTTCTTCTACGAGCCGACGATTGTCAGCGGGGTGACCCCGGCGATGCCGCTGTTCCGCGAGGAGACCTTCGGCCCGGCTGCAGCGGTGATCTATGCCCGCGATGCGGAGCACGCTCTGGAGCTGGCCAATGCTTCGCCTTTCGGCCTGGGTGGCAATATCTGGACGCGCAATGTCGAGCGCGCACGCCAGATGGCTCGCCATTTCGAGACCGGTGGTGTCTTTATTAATGGGATGACTGCCAGCGACCCACGCCTCCCCTTCGGCGGCGTCAAGCACAGCGGCTACGGTCGCGAGCTATCGGTCTTCGGTATCCGCGAGTTTGTCAATATCCAAACAGTCTGGATCGGACCCGCCCGCCAGTAA
- a CDS encoding phospholipase D-like domain-containing protein encodes MSAASADEQQWWAEGDTPVRRDSRVTYLVDGHATLLAFCLACFQARDYIYLAHWGLTPSMPLVRGRDQRAGPDDSSEQQELVAELRLAGLSDEAIAFWCNHELTLQTVLGYAVQHGVEVRVLLWDCPEIFSHYHPQQAYEELSAVGVLCLLDDSSRGLLHHPAEALHQKTSVIDGRYAFVGGIDPLIENDGEFDRWDMHPHPLFTPLRRLLAKPASPHPWHDAHALIEGPAAADVELNFRQRWNDVVKRKGLEATVLVPEHPLPPPLQSRTVVQIARTIPQHTYSFTPEGGIQGIAQLYAAAFRNAQQLIYLENQYFWLRSFLGLNIPFIGSDSPDMEQNIRLLGEALRRGARLVMVLPDHPNVGRAFSDAGLQRLREEAPEAVKEDRLLVLTLATSDLVDGQVRYRPIYVHAKVALVDDLWSTVGSANLNNRGMRDDTELNVATLDSELARGLRLLLWGEHLGLVPDEDMLALLRYLGRQPLRPARQARARDLFAELERRLGPSEQGLLLLAEQARANLERYRAGQLLVGHVLPYLTADEAREQGLSCDEAQGWIEQEKPAEPGA; translated from the coding sequence ATGAGCGCAGCAAGCGCCGACGAGCAGCAATGGTGGGCCGAAGGCGACACGCCCGTGCGCCGCGATTCGCGCGTGACCTATCTGGTTGATGGCCATGCCACGCTCCTCGCCTTCTGCCTGGCCTGCTTCCAGGCCAGAGACTATATCTATCTTGCTCACTGGGGCCTGACCCCCTCGATGCCGCTCGTGCGTGGTAGAGATCAGCGCGCCGGACCTGATGATAGTTCCGAACAGCAGGAGCTGGTCGCCGAGCTGCGCCTGGCGGGCCTGAGCGATGAGGCCATCGCTTTTTGGTGCAATCACGAGCTGACGCTACAGACGGTCCTCGGCTACGCTGTCCAGCACGGCGTCGAAGTGCGTGTCTTGCTCTGGGACTGCCCGGAAATTTTTTCGCACTACCACCCTCAGCAAGCCTATGAGGAGCTGAGCGCGGTCGGCGTGCTCTGCCTGCTCGATGATAGTTCACGCGGCCTGCTCCATCATCCAGCGGAGGCGTTGCATCAGAAGACCAGCGTTATCGACGGGCGCTACGCCTTTGTGGGCGGCATTGATCCCCTGATCGAGAACGATGGCGAGTTTGACCGCTGGGATATGCATCCTCACCCCCTCTTCACTCCCCTGCGTCGCCTGCTGGCCAAACCGGCTTCTCCCCATCCCTGGCATGATGCCCATGCTCTGATCGAAGGGCCAGCAGCCGCCGACGTCGAGCTGAATTTCCGCCAGCGCTGGAACGATGTAGTGAAGCGCAAAGGGCTTGAGGCAACGGTACTGGTGCCGGAGCATCCGCTCCCGCCGCCGCTGCAGAGTCGTACGGTGGTTCAGATTGCGCGCACCATTCCTCAGCACACCTACAGCTTCACCCCCGAGGGAGGCATCCAGGGGATCGCCCAGCTCTACGCTGCAGCGTTCCGCAACGCGCAGCAGCTGATCTACCTGGAGAATCAGTATTTCTGGCTCCGTTCCTTTCTGGGACTGAACATTCCCTTTATTGGGTCGGACAGCCCCGATATGGAGCAGAATATTCGCCTGCTTGGGGAGGCTCTGCGGCGCGGCGCCCGGCTCGTCATGGTCCTACCGGACCATCCCAATGTGGGTCGGGCTTTCAGCGATGCTGGTCTACAGCGCCTGCGCGAGGAGGCTCCCGAGGCCGTCAAGGAGGACCGTCTGCTCGTTTTGACACTCGCCACGTCCGATCTGGTCGACGGGCAGGTACGCTATCGCCCTATCTATGTCCATGCCAAAGTAGCCCTGGTTGATGACCTCTGGTCAACGGTGGGGTCAGCTAACCTGAATAACCGGGGCATGCGCGATGATACAGAGCTGAATGTGGCCACGCTGGATAGCGAGCTGGCTCGGGGCCTGCGCCTGCTCCTCTGGGGCGAACACCTCGGCCTGGTCCCCGACGAAGATATGCTGGCCCTTTTGCGCTACCTGGGACGCCAGCCTTTGCGTCCCGCCCGTCAGGCTCGCGCCCGCGACCTTTTCGCGGAGCTGGAGCGTCGTCTGGGTCCGAGCGAGCAGGGGCTACTGCTCCTGGCAGAGCAGGCACGCGCTAACCTGGAACGCTACCGCGCCGGTCAGTTACTGGTCGGGCACGTTCTCCCTTATCTCACTGCTGACGAGGCCAGAGAGCAAGGTCTTTCCTGCGATGAGGCCCAAGGCTGGATTGAGCAGGAAAAGCCTGCCGAACCTGGGGCCTGA
- a CDS encoding D-alanyl-D-alanine carboxypeptidase family protein, producing MPRTPLNDDEQRAYPPASSPRQAPQYARQRVQQSRRLPPLDESEPSSTMSTSSWRSIPVPKRRASLRASRAAGQPGSASQRAGGPSRSDASLDREQGPVTRSQRQPSQSLSRSQGSASDWPTFDDDEPLATTQQRRPPALTASTGRTRAVSPPPPPPRTAAPSPPSLLHRLHDLSHNKTLLLLCAALLVVLVSLIPLLVSWLGTPRPMGLSLQQNTATVAATPLNQAPANPHQVVIVPSDTDHPPPPVLATSAYLMDMESGATLYAYNPFMHLPMLSTTKLMTALLAVEHGNLNQQVTITNALNHDIQQHISADSSLFGLKKGETYTLRDLLYGLLLPSGNDAAVAIADTVGGSYQHFVDMMNQRARELGMYDTHYMNPSGLLATGHYSSAHDLAVLGRYTMSNPTLHQIASTRLYHIPKTSQHAEHYLVNGNQFLWWYPGVDGGKPGWDGNTDFVQVVSCTRNGRHLIGVTMNTKDWWTDMRDLMNWGFDNFQWISPYDVDLQHPIPYDYDWGYFVRDKKTNTLPTANHGRYYIYTGYSVSPPILNYFDKNGGLDKFGFPTSMPDYNQGNLVSQRFQKATIQCDLAGKQCKRL from the coding sequence ATGCCACGCACGCCGCTAAACGATGATGAGCAGCGCGCCTATCCGCCTGCCTCTTCTCCGCGGCAGGCTCCCCAGTATGCCAGGCAACGGGTCCAGCAATCTCGTCGGCTGCCACCTCTGGATGAATCCGAGCCTTCGTCAACGATGAGTACTTCATCCTGGAGAAGCATCCCGGTCCCGAAGCGCCGCGCCTCGCTACGAGCCAGTCGGGCCGCGGGCCAGCCAGGCTCTGCCAGCCAGAGAGCAGGCGGTCCTTCCCGCTCAGATGCCAGCCTGGACAGAGAGCAAGGCCCTGTGACGCGCTCGCAGCGGCAACCATCCCAGAGCCTGAGCCGAAGCCAGGGCAGCGCCTCTGACTGGCCAACATTCGACGATGATGAGCCGCTGGCTACCACCCAACAGCGCCGACCTCCGGCCTTAACCGCCAGCACTGGTAGAACACGCGCGGTCTCTCCTCCACCCCCGCCTCCTCGAACAGCTGCCCCTTCTCCCCCCAGCTTGCTTCACCGCTTGCACGACTTGAGCCATAACAAAACCTTGCTTTTGCTATGCGCTGCCCTTCTAGTGGTGCTCGTTTCCCTTATCCCCTTGCTCGTGAGCTGGCTGGGCACCCCCCGGCCTATGGGCCTCAGCCTGCAACAAAACACGGCCACAGTGGCAGCTACACCGCTCAACCAGGCTCCTGCTAATCCCCACCAGGTGGTGATCGTTCCCAGCGATACCGATCATCCTCCTCCACCAGTTCTGGCCACCTCGGCCTATCTCATGGATATGGAGAGCGGGGCCACTCTCTACGCCTATAACCCCTTCATGCACCTGCCGATGTTGAGCACCACCAAGCTGATGACAGCTCTGCTGGCCGTTGAGCACGGGAATCTCAATCAGCAGGTGACAATCACGAATGCCCTCAATCACGATATTCAACAGCATATCTCTGCAGATAGCAGTCTTTTCGGGCTGAAGAAGGGCGAGACCTATACGCTGCGAGACCTGCTCTATGGCCTCCTCCTACCCTCCGGCAATGACGCCGCCGTAGCAATCGCCGATACGGTTGGTGGCTCCTATCAGCACTTCGTGGACATGATGAATCAGCGCGCCCGCGAGCTGGGAATGTACGACACCCACTACATGAACCCCAGCGGCCTGCTCGCCACTGGCCATTACTCCAGCGCCCATGATCTGGCGGTCCTCGGTCGCTACACCATGAGTAACCCCACTCTCCACCAGATTGCCAGCACCCGCCTCTACCATATTCCCAAGACTTCCCAGCACGCTGAGCACTATCTGGTCAATGGGAACCAATTTCTCTGGTGGTACCCTGGCGTCGATGGCGGTAAGCCAGGCTGGGACGGCAACACCGACTTCGTGCAGGTGGTCTCGTGCACACGCAATGGCCGCCACCTGATCGGGGTGACAATGAACACGAAAGACTGGTGGACGGATATGCGCGATTTGATGAACTGGGGCTTCGACAATTTCCAGTGGATCTCACCGTACGATGTCGACCTCCAGCACCCCATTCCTTACGACTACGACTGGGGCTACTTTGTTCGCGATAAAAAGACCAATACGCTGCCGACGGCTAATCACGGCCGCTATTACATCTATACGGGCTACAGCGTCTCGCCCCCTATTCTGAACTACTTCGACAAGAACGGCGGCCTGGATAAATTTGGCTTTCCCACCAGCATGCCCGACTACAATCAAGGGAATCTGGTGAGTCAGCGCTTCCAGAAGGCCACGATCCAGTGCGATCTGGCCGGTAAGCAGTGTAAGCGCCTCTAG
- a CDS encoding GNAT family N-acetyltransferase has translation MSVLLHGLSLAAPELSDRRGLLWLFTVCDHDDLYDADYGGEPLLSAEESWLVKSHSGEPVAYVDLRFQPMNQESAGAAVLACLLRLLVHPDYRRRGLGTLLLRLAEERANRLAVALFSQRESGTPVSLLLWIPLLLKRDRRGALLFLEREGYAPLAFGYRAWPRAEAGTGGPDVLSLLSLPLRSCRPLLIYAKEIALARQALFSAAVAAARTL, from the coding sequence ATGAGTGTTCTCTTGCACGGTCTGAGTCTGGCAGCCCCGGAACTGTCTGATCGTCGAGGGCTGCTCTGGCTCTTCACGGTCTGCGATCATGATGATCTCTACGACGCCGACTATGGAGGCGAGCCGCTGCTCAGCGCGGAAGAGAGCTGGCTGGTCAAGAGCCACTCAGGGGAGCCGGTTGCCTATGTCGATCTCCGCTTTCAGCCGATGAACCAGGAGAGCGCAGGCGCAGCCGTCCTGGCCTGTCTGCTGCGCCTCCTCGTCCACCCTGACTATCGTCGTCGGGGTCTGGGCACACTCTTGCTCCGGCTGGCTGAAGAGCGGGCCAACCGGCTGGCCGTTGCTCTTTTCTCCCAGCGAGAGAGCGGCACACCTGTCTCCCTACTGCTCTGGATACCACTACTGCTCAAACGAGACAGACGTGGAGCGCTGCTCTTCTTAGAGCGTGAGGGCTATGCTCCTCTAGCTTTTGGCTATCGAGCCTGGCCGCGGGCAGAGGCAGGAACAGGCGGCCCTGACGTGCTGTCCCTGCTGTCTCTGCCGCTGCGGTCCTGCCGGCCTCTGCTGATCTACGCCAAAGAGATTGCCCTGGCACGGCAGGCCCTGTTCTCCGCTGCTGTGGCTGCTGCACGTACCCTATAA